Proteins from a single region of Ananas comosus cultivar F153 linkage group 3, ASM154086v1, whole genome shotgun sequence:
- the LOC109707939 gene encoding DUF21 domain-containing protein At2g14520-like isoform X2, whose product MSAQESCCGGMFWVYLMVCLGLVMFAGLMSGLTLGLMSLSLVDLEVLRKAGTPTDQINAAKILPVVKNQHLLLCTLLIGNSLAMEALPIFLDALLPAWGAILISVTLILAFGEIIPQAVCSRYGLSVGARLAGVVRILLLVFFPVAYPISKLLDWLLGKGHFALMRRAELKTLVDMHGNEAGKGGELTHDETTIITGALDLTQKTAKDSMTEIADTFALDINSKLDMHTMGLIMTKGHSRVPIYSGSPRNIIGLILVKNLITCRPEDEVPIRNVTIRKIPRVYEDLPLYDILNEFQKGHSHMAVVIKRTKDIGASSDKSKSNIIENRMNQYKKNVPADGTPGDGSHVALADHLGVTLNASPLYSSVSGIHSPLKRSNMEKQYVRTQPKKSERGRHDNILDVNSDSFPSYSLDEEVIGIITMENVIEELLQEDILDETDEYVDVHNKIKINMQPPRKRSSSRSPEPTSVSQFPRRNPTESPLSPYHQSSILRSPVSPYAQAPVPTPTILSSPGKSFPSSPTNHIVIGSSSPTSHRVSRKLYEKLQKNGESNV is encoded by the exons ATGTCGGCGCAGGAGTCATGCTGCGGGGGCATGTTCTGGGTGTACCTGATGGTGTGCCTGGGGCTGGTGATGTTCGCGGGGCTCATGTCGGGCCTCACCCTCGGCCTCATGTCCCTCAGCCTCGTCGACCTCGAGGTCCTCCGCAAGGCCGGAACCCCTACCGACCAAATCAATGCCG CCAAGATTCTCCCCGTGGTCAAGAACCAGCACCTGCTCCTCTGCACCCTCCTCATCGGCAACTCCCTCGCCATGGAG GCGCTGCCGATATTCCTCGACGCTCTGCTGCCGGCGTGGGGGGCGATCCTGATCTCCGTGACGCTTATCCTTGCGTTCGGTGAG ATAATTCCTCAAGCTGTATGCTCGCGGTACGGGCTGAGCGTCGGAGCCCGGCTGGCTGGGGTTGTCCGGATTCTTCTTCTCGTCTTCTTTCCTGTCGCCTATCCCATTAGTAAG CTGCTGGACTGGCTTTTAGGAAAGGGGCATTTTGCACTTATGAGAAGGGCCGAGTTGAAGACATTGGTTGATATGCATGGAAATGAG GCAGGGAAGGGTGGAGAGTTGACTCATGATGAAACTACTATCATTACAGGAGCTTTGGATTTGACCCAAAAGACCGCTAAAGATTCTATGACGGAAATTGCCGATACCTTTGCACTTGATATAAACTCCAAGCTAGACAT GCACACTATGGGTTTGATAATGACAAAAGGGCACAGTCGTGTGCCAATTTATTCGGGTAGCCCAAGAAATATTATTGGCCTTATTTTG GTCAAGAATTTGATTACTTGTCGACCTGAAGATGAAGTTCCCATTAGAAATGTCACCATCAGAAAAATTCCTAG GGTGTATGAGGATCTTCCTCTTTATGACATTCTGAATGAGTTTCAGAAAGGTCACAGTCATATGGCCGTGGTCATTAAACGCACCAAGGATATTGGTGCATCCAGTGATAAAAGCAAAAGCAATATAATAGAGAACAGAATGAACCAGTATAAGAAAAATGTTCCTGCTGATGGTACTCCTG GAGATGGATCTCATGTAGCATTGGCTGATCATTTGGGTGTCACTTTAAATGCATCACCTTTGTATTCTAGTGTTTCTGGAATTCACAGTCCTCTAAAAAGAAGCAACATGGAGAAGCAATATGTAAGAACACAGCCAAAGAAGTCAGAGCGAGGACGACATGACAATATACTTGATGTTAATTCAGATTCCTTTCCTAGCTACTCATTAGATGAGGAAGTGATTGGGATTATTACAATGGAGAATGTTATAGAGGAATTGCTACAG GAAGACATATTGGATGAGACTGATGAGTATGTAGATGTACACAACAA GATTAAGATAAATATGCAGCCTCCAAGGAAAAGATCATCATCGAGATCTCCAGAGCCCACATCTGTTTCTCAGTTCCCACGAAGAAATCCAACGGAATCTCCGCTTTCACCTTATCATCAAAGTTCTATATTACGCTCTCCTGTTTCGCCTTATGCTCAAGCTCCTGTCCCAACACCAACCATATTAAGCTCTCCTGGAAAGTCATTTCCGAGTTCACCAACTAATCATATTGTTATTGGCTCTAGTTCTCCAACTTCACATCGA GTTTCGAGAAAACTATATGAGAAACTTCAGAAGAATGGTGAGAGCAATGTTTGA
- the LOC109707939 gene encoding DUF21 domain-containing protein At2g14520-like isoform X1, producing the protein MSAQESCCGGMFWVYLMVCLGLVMFAGLMSGLTLGLMSLSLVDLEVLRKAGTPTDQINAAKILPVVKNQHLLLCTLLIGNSLAMEALPIFLDALLPAWGAILISVTLILAFGEIIPQAVCSRYGLSVGARLAGVVRILLLVFFPVAYPISKLLDWLLGKGHFALMRRAELKTLVDMHGNEAGKGGELTHDETTIITGALDLTQKTAKDSMTEIADTFALDINSKLDMHTMGLIMTKGHSRVPIYSGSPRNIIGLILVKNLITCRPEDEVPIRNVTIRKIPRVYEDLPLYDILNEFQKGHSHMAVVIKRTKDIGASSDKSKSNIIENRMNQYKKNVPADGTPAIPACAGDGSHVALADHLGVTLNASPLYSSVSGIHSPLKRSNMEKQYVRTQPKKSERGRHDNILDVNSDSFPSYSLDEEVIGIITMENVIEELLQEDILDETDEYVDVHNKIKINMQPPRKRSSSRSPEPTSVSQFPRRNPTESPLSPYHQSSILRSPVSPYAQAPVPTPTILSSPGKSFPSSPTNHIVIGSSSPTSHRVSRKLYEKLQKNGESNV; encoded by the exons ATGTCGGCGCAGGAGTCATGCTGCGGGGGCATGTTCTGGGTGTACCTGATGGTGTGCCTGGGGCTGGTGATGTTCGCGGGGCTCATGTCGGGCCTCACCCTCGGCCTCATGTCCCTCAGCCTCGTCGACCTCGAGGTCCTCCGCAAGGCCGGAACCCCTACCGACCAAATCAATGCCG CCAAGATTCTCCCCGTGGTCAAGAACCAGCACCTGCTCCTCTGCACCCTCCTCATCGGCAACTCCCTCGCCATGGAG GCGCTGCCGATATTCCTCGACGCTCTGCTGCCGGCGTGGGGGGCGATCCTGATCTCCGTGACGCTTATCCTTGCGTTCGGTGAG ATAATTCCTCAAGCTGTATGCTCGCGGTACGGGCTGAGCGTCGGAGCCCGGCTGGCTGGGGTTGTCCGGATTCTTCTTCTCGTCTTCTTTCCTGTCGCCTATCCCATTAGTAAG CTGCTGGACTGGCTTTTAGGAAAGGGGCATTTTGCACTTATGAGAAGGGCCGAGTTGAAGACATTGGTTGATATGCATGGAAATGAG GCAGGGAAGGGTGGAGAGTTGACTCATGATGAAACTACTATCATTACAGGAGCTTTGGATTTGACCCAAAAGACCGCTAAAGATTCTATGACGGAAATTGCCGATACCTTTGCACTTGATATAAACTCCAAGCTAGACAT GCACACTATGGGTTTGATAATGACAAAAGGGCACAGTCGTGTGCCAATTTATTCGGGTAGCCCAAGAAATATTATTGGCCTTATTTTG GTCAAGAATTTGATTACTTGTCGACCTGAAGATGAAGTTCCCATTAGAAATGTCACCATCAGAAAAATTCCTAG GGTGTATGAGGATCTTCCTCTTTATGACATTCTGAATGAGTTTCAGAAAGGTCACAGTCATATGGCCGTGGTCATTAAACGCACCAAGGATATTGGTGCATCCAGTGATAAAAGCAAAAGCAATATAATAGAGAACAGAATGAACCAGTATAAGAAAAATGTTCCTGCTGATGGTACTCCTG CAATTCCTGCTTGTGCAGGAGATGGATCTCATGTAGCATTGGCTGATCATTTGGGTGTCACTTTAAATGCATCACCTTTGTATTCTAGTGTTTCTGGAATTCACAGTCCTCTAAAAAGAAGCAACATGGAGAAGCAATATGTAAGAACACAGCCAAAGAAGTCAGAGCGAGGACGACATGACAATATACTTGATGTTAATTCAGATTCCTTTCCTAGCTACTCATTAGATGAGGAAGTGATTGGGATTATTACAATGGAGAATGTTATAGAGGAATTGCTACAG GAAGACATATTGGATGAGACTGATGAGTATGTAGATGTACACAACAA GATTAAGATAAATATGCAGCCTCCAAGGAAAAGATCATCATCGAGATCTCCAGAGCCCACATCTGTTTCTCAGTTCCCACGAAGAAATCCAACGGAATCTCCGCTTTCACCTTATCATCAAAGTTCTATATTACGCTCTCCTGTTTCGCCTTATGCTCAAGCTCCTGTCCCAACACCAACCATATTAAGCTCTCCTGGAAAGTCATTTCCGAGTTCACCAACTAATCATATTGTTATTGGCTCTAGTTCTCCAACTTCACATCGA GTTTCGAGAAAACTATATGAGAAACTTCAGAAGAATGGTGAGAGCAATGTTTGA